A window from Pseudomonas alloputida encodes these proteins:
- a CDS encoding peptidylprolyl isomerase, whose protein sequence is MSKVKLSTNHGDIVLQLDAEKAPLTTENFVQYVKDGHYNGTVFHRVIKGFMIQGGGFEAGMSQKKTRASIQNEADNGLKNKKYSIAMARTMEPHSASAQFFINASDNDFLNHSGKNVQGWGYAVFGEVIEGREVVDAIEKVATGSKAGHQDVPKDDVIIEKAEIIE, encoded by the coding sequence ATGTCCAAAGTCAAACTGAGCACCAACCACGGCGACATCGTCCTGCAACTGGACGCCGAGAAAGCGCCGCTGACTACCGAAAACTTCGTTCAGTACGTCAAGGACGGCCACTACAATGGCACCGTATTCCACCGTGTGATCAAAGGCTTCATGATCCAGGGCGGCGGCTTCGAGGCCGGCATGAGCCAGAAGAAAACCCGCGCCAGCATCCAGAACGAAGCCGACAACGGCCTGAAGAACAAGAAGTACAGCATTGCCATGGCCCGTACCATGGAGCCGCACTCCGCCTCGGCGCAGTTCTTCATCAACGCCTCCGACAACGACTTCCTCAACCACAGCGGCAAGAACGTGCAAGGCTGGGGTTATGCCGTATTCGGTGAAGTGATCGAAGGCCGTGAAGTGGTCGACGCCATCGAAAAAGTGGCCACCGGTTCCAAAGCTGGCCACCAGGACGTACCGAAGGACGACGTGATCATCGAGAAAGCCGAGATCATTGAGTGA
- a CDS encoding UDP-2,3-diacylglucosamine diphosphatase: protein MILLISDLHLQEERPDISRAFLDLLDGRARHAKALYILGDFFEAWIGDDAMTPFQQSICQAMRRLSDSGTAIYLMHGNRDFLIGQAFCKAAGCTLLNDPSVIELGGEQVLLMHGDTLCTRDLGYMKMRRLLRNPLSLWILRHLPLSARYKLARKLRSESRTQVRMKSTEIVDVTPEEVPKVMAAHGVRTLVHGHTHRPAIHKLMVDGQPARRIVLGDWDRRGWALQVDEQGFQLAPFEFS, encoded by the coding sequence GTGATTCTGCTGATCTCTGATCTGCACCTGCAAGAAGAACGCCCGGATATTTCCCGGGCGTTTCTTGATCTGCTCGATGGCCGCGCCCGCCATGCCAAGGCCCTGTACATCCTTGGTGACTTCTTCGAAGCGTGGATTGGCGACGATGCCATGACGCCCTTCCAGCAGTCGATCTGCCAGGCCATGCGCCGGCTGAGCGACAGTGGCACGGCCATCTACCTGATGCATGGCAACCGTGACTTCCTGATTGGCCAGGCCTTTTGCAAAGCTGCGGGCTGCACGCTGTTGAACGACCCCAGCGTGATCGAGCTGGGTGGTGAACAGGTGCTGCTGATGCATGGCGACACCCTGTGCACCCGCGACCTGGGCTACATGAAGATGCGCCGCCTGCTACGCAATCCGCTGAGCTTGTGGATCCTACGCCACCTGCCGCTGTCGGCCCGCTACAAGCTGGCACGCAAGCTGCGCAGCGAAAGCCGCACGCAAGTGCGGATGAAGTCCACCGAAATCGTCGACGTCACGCCGGAAGAAGTACCCAAGGTGATGGCGGCGCATGGCGTCCGCACCTTGGTGCACGGCCATACCCATCGGCCAGCGATTCACAAGCTGATGGTCGATGGCCAGCCGGCACGGCGTATCGTGCTGGGCGACTGGGACCGCCGCGGTTGGGCCTTGCAGGTTGACGAACAGGGCTTTCAGTTGGCGCCGTTCGAGTTTTCCTGA
- the pvdQ gene encoding bifunctional acylase PvdQ yields the protein MFPFCRPMTCAGLAAALVAFSVGVQAQPAPADASAQIRYTRYGVPHIVAKDERGLGYGVGYAYAQDNLCLLANEVLTVSGERSRYFGAKGQTLEQRDNLASDLFFTWLNSPAAVDAFLQAQPASVQALLAGYASGYNRALVERRRQGLPAECGDGEWVRPISSQDLVKLTRRLLAEGGVGQFVEALAGAQPPTLARAQSSAGFASALARQERFAAERGSNAVAVGAQRSANGRGLLLANPHFPWMGGMRFYQMQLTIPGQLDVMGAALPGLPVVNIGFNQHLAWTHTVDTSKHFTLYRLQLDPKDPTRYVLDGKSLPMARQTIRVAVKGTDGSLSQIERQVYSSQFGPVVQWPGRLDWDAQAAYSVRDANLENSRVLQQWYQINRADSLAALKGSVEQLQGIPWVNTLAVDQGGRALYLNQSVVPYVDQQLLDTCSNPQAQGRLVVLDGSRSACQWKVDAQAAQPGIFPARLLPSLEREDFVQNSNDPAWMANPAQPLTGYSPLVSRNDQPLGMRGRFALQRLQGKARLGVDELQRMVTDEEVYLASLVLPDLLQWCKGASADVQAVCSSLAAWNGKADLDSGMGLVHFQNLFNALAEHPESWRVAFNPADPQHTPRGLAVEQAAVSRLVHQAALASLKQVSESGVAGAARWGQVQQALDGTPVPGGPQALGVYNAIYSVPHGQGKRLVVSGTSYLQLVSFTDKGPEARGLLAFSQSSEKASAHASDQTKAFAAKQLALIPFTEAQIKADPEYREVVISERDKGAVVSQP from the coding sequence GTGTTTCCATTTTGCCGTCCCATGACCTGCGCCGGCCTGGCCGCTGCCCTGGTGGCCTTCAGCGTCGGTGTGCAGGCGCAGCCCGCGCCAGCCGACGCCAGTGCCCAGATCCGCTATACCCGTTACGGCGTACCGCATATCGTGGCCAAGGATGAGCGTGGCCTGGGCTATGGCGTCGGCTATGCCTACGCCCAGGACAACCTATGCCTGCTCGCCAATGAAGTGCTGACCGTGAGCGGTGAGCGCTCACGCTATTTCGGCGCCAAGGGCCAGACCCTGGAGCAGCGTGACAACCTGGCCAGCGACCTGTTCTTCACCTGGCTCAATAGCCCAGCGGCGGTCGATGCCTTCCTGCAGGCGCAACCCGCGTCGGTGCAGGCATTGCTGGCGGGATACGCCAGCGGCTACAACCGGGCGTTGGTCGAACGCCGTCGTCAAGGGCTGCCCGCCGAGTGTGGCGATGGTGAGTGGGTGCGGCCCATCAGCAGCCAGGATCTGGTCAAACTGACCCGCCGGTTACTGGCCGAGGGCGGTGTCGGGCAGTTCGTCGAGGCGTTGGCAGGGGCGCAACCGCCAACGCTGGCCCGTGCGCAATCGTCAGCGGGCTTTGCCAGCGCGTTGGCCCGGCAGGAGCGGTTCGCCGCGGAGCGCGGCAGCAATGCGGTGGCAGTAGGCGCGCAGCGTTCAGCCAATGGCCGCGGCCTGTTGCTGGCCAACCCGCACTTCCCGTGGATGGGCGGCATGCGCTTCTACCAGATGCAACTGACCATTCCCGGCCAGCTTGATGTGATGGGCGCGGCGCTACCGGGCCTGCCGGTGGTCAACATCGGTTTCAACCAGCACCTGGCGTGGACGCACACCGTCGACACCTCCAAGCACTTCACGCTCTACCGCCTGCAACTCGACCCCAAAGACCCGACCCGCTATGTGCTCGATGGCAAGTCGCTGCCTATGGCCCGGCAAACCATCCGTGTCGCGGTAAAAGGCACGGATGGCAGCCTGAGCCAGATTGAGCGGCAGGTTTACAGTTCGCAGTTCGGCCCGGTGGTGCAATGGCCAGGCCGCCTGGACTGGGATGCGCAGGCGGCCTACAGCGTGCGAGACGCCAACCTCGAGAACTCACGGGTGTTGCAGCAGTGGTACCAGATCAACCGAGCCGACAGCCTGGCGGCATTGAAGGGATCGGTCGAGCAGTTGCAAGGTATCCCTTGGGTCAACACGCTGGCCGTGGATCAGGGAGGGCGGGCCTTGTACCTGAACCAGTCGGTAGTGCCCTATGTCGACCAGCAACTGTTGGATACCTGCAGCAACCCGCAGGCGCAAGGGCGCCTGGTGGTGCTGGATGGCTCGCGTAGCGCATGCCAGTGGAAGGTTGACGCGCAGGCGGCGCAACCGGGCATCTTCCCGGCGCGGCTGCTGCCAAGCCTGGAGCGTGAAGACTTCGTACAGAACTCCAACGACCCGGCCTGGATGGCCAACCCGGCGCAGCCGCTGACCGGCTACTCGCCACTGGTCAGCCGCAATGACCAACCACTGGGCATGCGTGGCCGCTTTGCCTTGCAACGCCTGCAGGGCAAAGCCCGGTTAGGTGTAGATGAATTGCAGCGCATGGTCACCGATGAAGAGGTGTACCTGGCCAGCCTGGTGTTGCCAGACCTGCTGCAATGGTGCAAGGGCGCCAGCGCAGATGTGCAGGCCGTGTGCAGCAGCCTGGCCGCCTGGAACGGCAAGGCCGACCTCGACAGTGGTATGGGCCTGGTGCACTTCCAGAACCTGTTCAATGCGCTGGCCGAGCACCCTGAAAGCTGGCGAGTGGCATTCAACCCGGCCGATCCGCAGCACACCCCGCGCGGCCTGGCTGTCGAGCAGGCGGCGGTAAGCAGGCTGGTTCATCAGGCAGCACTGGCGTCGCTCAAGCAGGTCAGTGAAAGCGGCGTTGCCGGGGCGGCACGCTGGGGGCAGGTGCAACAGGCCCTTGATGGTACGCCGGTACCAGGCGGCCCGCAGGCGCTAGGGGTGTACAACGCGATCTACAGCGTGCCGCACGGGCAGGGCAAGCGGCTGGTGGTGAGTGGCACCAGCTACCTGCAACTGGTCAGCTTTACCGACAAGGGGCCAGAAGCCCGTGGCCTGCTTGCGTTTTCCCAGTCGAGTGAAAAGGCTTCGGCGCATGCCAGTGACCAGACCAAGGCCTTTGCGGCCAAGCAACTGGCGCTGATTCCGTTTACCGAGGCGCAGATCAAGGCAGATCCTGAGTACCGGGAAGTGGTGATCAGTGAGCGGGACAAGGGGGCGGTAGTCAGCCAGCCCTGA